A stretch of Methanobrevibacter sp. YE315 DNA encodes these proteins:
- a CDS encoding acetylornithine transaminase: MNTQELIKIEDDYFINTFTRQPIVLDHGEGVKVTDIDGNEYLDMFAGIAVNALGHNHPKLVKAIQDQAEKLIHISSIYYNEPALVYAKKLIDKTSFDRIFYANSGAEANEGAIKLAIKYTGKSEVISTVDSFHGRTLVTLAATGHEEYHEPFKCVLPKGFINVPYNDIDAIKQAITENTAAIIVEPIQGEGGVNVPDKDYLKQIEEICHEKDIVFIVDEVQTGFGRCGTLFAHELFDVKPDIMTMAKGIGGGVPMGGILATEKVAAAFVPGDHGTTFGGGPLVCAAANAVLDTFDEENILDNVNEVGDYFIAELKKLDKEIIKEVRGKGLMVGLELTKPGAEYVDKLREAGFLINCTADKVLRFVPPLIITKEEIDEFVKALDEIL, translated from the coding sequence ATGAATACTCAGGAATTAATTAAAATTGAAGATGATTATTTCATAAACACTTTCACAAGACAGCCAATTGTATTGGACCATGGTGAAGGTGTTAAGGTCACAGACATTGATGGAAATGAGTACTTGGACATGTTTGCGGGTATTGCCGTTAACGCATTAGGCCACAACCACCCAAAACTTGTAAAGGCAATCCAGGATCAGGCAGAAAAGCTCATCCACATTTCAAGCATTTACTATAACGAACCTGCATTGGTATATGCCAAAAAATTGATTGACAAAACCAGTTTCGACAGAATATTCTATGCAAACAGCGGAGCTGAAGCAAACGAAGGAGCCATAAAACTCGCCATCAAATACACAGGTAAAAGCGAAGTTATATCAACTGTAGATTCATTCCACGGAAGAACATTGGTTACTTTGGCCGCAACAGGACATGAGGAATACCATGAACCTTTCAAATGCGTTTTGCCAAAAGGCTTCATCAATGTCCCATACAACGACATTGACGCAATCAAGCAGGCCATTACAGAAAATACCGCAGCAATCATAGTCGAACCTATCCAAGGTGAAGGTGGAGTGAACGTTCCGGATAAGGACTACTTGAAGCAGATAGAAGAAATCTGTCATGAAAAGGACATCGTATTCATTGTGGATGAAGTCCAGACAGGTTTCGGCAGATGCGGAACATTGTTTGCACACGAATTATTCGACGTCAAACCTGACATCATGACAATGGCTAAAGGAATCGGAGGAGGAGTTCCAATGGGTGGAATCCTTGCAACAGAAAAGGTAGCCGCCGCATTCGTACCTGGAGATCATGGAACCACTTTCGGTGGAGGACCGCTCGTTTGTGCAGCAGCAAACGCTGTTCTTGACACATTCGATGAGGAAAACATCCTCGACAATGTCAATGAAGTCGGAGACTATTTCATCGCCGAGCTTAAAAAACTGGATAAGGAAATCATCAAGGAAGTAAGAGGAAAAGGTTTGATGGTCGGTTTGGAATTGACCAAGCCTGGTGCGGAATACGTTGACAAGCTAAGAGAAGCAGGATTCCTAATCAACTGTACTGCCGACAAGGTTTTAAGATTTGTCCCACCGCTTATAATTACAAAAGAAGAAATCGATGAATTCGTAAAGGCTTTGGATGAAATATTATAA